One window of the Sphingomonas crocodyli genome contains the following:
- a CDS encoding cupin domain-containing protein translates to MTPLIALILAAAPPMAVIDERDVMRDEPVPHGAIGMSTAYRISDAVPQPRTMEFRKRVLHVGAAIGLHPIAHDEVYYVLSGEGVVSSDGVDKPLKPGMAAYLYTGANVGIRQTGKEPLALIISYPVAAK, encoded by the coding sequence ATGACCCCTTTAATCGCCCTTATCCTCGCTGCCGCGCCGCCAATGGCGGTCATTGACGAGCGTGACGTGATGCGGGACGAACCGGTGCCGCACGGCGCAATCGGCATGAGCACCGCCTATCGCATCAGCGACGCGGTGCCCCAGCCGCGCACGATGGAGTTTCGCAAGCGCGTCCTCCACGTCGGTGCCGCGATCGGCCTCCATCCTATCGCGCATGACGAGGTTTATTATGTCCTCTCGGGCGAGGGTGTCGTCAGTTCGGACGGGGTCGACAAGCCGCTCAAGCCCGGCATGGCCGCCTATCTCTACACCGGCGCGAATGTCGGAATCCGCCAGACCGGCAAGGAGCCGCTGGCGCTGATCATCAGCTATCCGGTGGCAGCGAAATAG
- a CDS encoding TonB-dependent receptor, whose translation MMKVIRSSRIDSRRYLLAAASVAAITLGATPAFAQEAPAEVADETAQEIVVTGFRQSLNSAIAAKREATGVVDVIKAEDIADFPDNNLAESIQRIPGIAINRDQGEGRNISVRGLGPIFTRVRINGIEGLSTTGGTDSSGGANRGRQFDFNTFASELFNSITVRKTASADVEEGSLGATVDLQTARPFDYKDDLTIAGSGAVGLNDFSNAVDPKLAGLISTKLADGKVGILVSAAYSERGIREEGPSTVRWERGTDNGNFAAASTLPQGASQGYAFFHPRIPRYDSLVYKTERLGLTGSLQWQPTDATLLTFDALYSRFKSKRAEQYLEAISFSRSGTGKPQTVILPGAVVDSTNSLVKGTFNNVDVRVESRYDELQTEFQQYTLALKQDLGERARIDVLGGYSKSDFSNPIQTTVALDANNVQGYSYDFTNGRNPTFNYGNLNPANPNAYTLAEIRLRPQFVQNDFKVGRAQFEFDATDQIKLRVGGDYKKYGFDSQEYRRASETAVPTLTAAQLAALTTTYAMSPDTPTGGTPRAFTIPNLNAFADSLGIYSNSGTYALTGTTNTNAQGNWRAITERDLGGYIQAAWDVETDFARIRGDAGVRYVDTKQTSSGYTGGAAALLVTDSRSYGQWLPSANVSFEFDRNFVVRAAVARVMTRPNLGNLNPTGAFAVSGGNRTYNIGNPDVEPTLATDYDLSFEWYFAKESAIVVGLFYKDISSFVANTAQSIPFNQLGLPNSLLTGTGALPTDLVTVTQPVNSKGGTLKGAEIGFQTPFRFLPGFLSNLGIQANYTYVKSTIEYPLATAAGAPVVKQPLTDLSKHSANGTLYYEDERFSLRGSVAYRSGYLQAGGVPGRNGVAPGAGPNFNTNAGQPTFNDVEGVHSTINVDMSASVKINEYVTLTVEAINLTDQYVDQYIDSSADRLSVYHHTGRQFYFGGRFKF comes from the coding sequence ATGATGAAGGTTATTCGCTCCTCGCGTATCGATTCGCGCCGGTATTTGCTGGCCGCAGCATCGGTTGCCGCCATCACGCTGGGCGCCACGCCCGCTTTCGCGCAGGAAGCGCCGGCCGAGGTCGCTGACGAAACCGCACAGGAAATCGTTGTCACCGGTTTCCGCCAGTCGCTGAACTCGGCGATCGCGGCGAAGCGCGAAGCCACTGGCGTCGTCGACGTCATCAAGGCCGAGGACATCGCCGACTTCCCCGACAACAACCTGGCCGAGTCGATCCAGCGCATCCCCGGCATCGCGATCAACCGCGATCAGGGCGAAGGCCGCAACATTTCGGTCCGCGGCCTCGGCCCGATCTTCACCCGCGTCCGCATCAACGGGATCGAGGGCCTCTCGACCACCGGCGGCACCGACAGCTCGGGCGGCGCGAACCGCGGCCGCCAGTTCGATTTCAACACCTTCGCGTCGGAGCTGTTCAACTCGATCACCGTGCGCAAGACCGCGTCGGCCGATGTCGAGGAAGGCTCGCTGGGCGCGACCGTCGACCTGCAGACCGCGCGCCCGTTCGACTATAAGGACGATCTGACGATCGCCGGTTCGGGCGCCGTCGGCCTCAACGATTTCTCGAACGCGGTCGACCCCAAGCTGGCCGGCCTGATTTCGACCAAGCTGGCCGACGGCAAGGTCGGCATCCTCGTTTCAGCCGCCTATAGCGAGCGCGGTATCCGCGAAGAGGGTCCGTCGACCGTCCGTTGGGAACGCGGCACCGACAACGGCAATTTCGCCGCCGCCTCCACGCTGCCGCAGGGCGCGAGCCAGGGCTATGCCTTCTTCCACCCGCGCATCCCGCGTTACGACAGCCTGGTTTATAAGACCGAGCGTCTGGGCCTGACCGGCTCGCTCCAGTGGCAGCCGACCGACGCGACCCTGCTGACCTTCGACGCGCTCTATTCGCGCTTCAAGTCGAAGCGTGCAGAGCAGTATCTCGAGGCGATCAGCTTCAGCCGTTCGGGCACGGGCAAGCCGCAGACCGTGATCCTGCCGGGCGCCGTCGTCGACAGCACGAACAGCCTGGTCAAGGGCACGTTCAACAACGTCGATGTCCGCGTCGAGAGCCGCTATGACGAGCTGCAGACCGAGTTCCAGCAGTACACGCTGGCGCTGAAGCAGGATCTGGGCGAGCGCGCGCGGATCGACGTGCTGGGCGGCTATTCGAAGTCGGACTTCTCCAACCCGATCCAGACGACCGTCGCGCTCGATGCGAACAACGTCCAGGGTTACAGCTACGACTTCACCAACGGGCGCAACCCGACGTTCAACTATGGCAATCTGAACCCCGCCAATCCGAACGCCTACACGCTCGCCGAAATCCGCCTGCGCCCGCAGTTCGTGCAGAACGACTTCAAGGTCGGCCGCGCGCAGTTCGAGTTCGACGCGACCGACCAGATCAAGCTGCGCGTCGGCGGCGATTATAAGAAGTACGGTTTCGATTCGCAGGAATATCGCCGCGCAAGCGAAACGGCGGTGCCGACGCTGACGGCAGCACAGCTCGCCGCGCTGACCACCACTTACGCGATGAGCCCGGACACGCCGACCGGCGGCACCCCGCGCGCCTTCACCATCCCCAATCTGAACGCTTTCGCGGACAGCCTGGGCATCTATTCGAACAGCGGCACCTATGCGCTGACCGGTACGACCAACACCAACGCGCAGGGCAACTGGCGCGCGATCACCGAACGTGATCTGGGCGGCTATATCCAGGCAGCGTGGGACGTCGAAACCGACTTCGCCCGCATCCGCGGCGACGCGGGCGTGCGCTATGTCGACACCAAGCAGACCTCGTCGGGCTATACCGGCGGTGCGGCCGCGCTGCTCGTCACCGACAGCCGCAGCTATGGCCAGTGGCTCCCCTCGGCCAATGTCAGCTTCGAGTTTGATCGCAACTTCGTGGTCCGCGCAGCGGTCGCGCGGGTGATGACGCGTCCGAACCTGGGCAACCTCAACCCCACCGGCGCCTTCGCGGTGTCGGGTGGCAACCGCACCTACAATATCGGTAACCCCGACGTCGAACCGACGCTGGCGACCGATTACGACCTGTCGTTCGAATGGTATTTCGCCAAGGAATCGGCGATCGTCGTCGGCCTGTTCTATAAGGACATTTCCAGCTTCGTCGCGAACACCGCGCAGTCGATCCCGTTCAACCAGCTGGGCCTGCCCAATTCGCTGCTGACCGGCACCGGCGCGCTGCCGACCGACCTCGTCACCGTGACGCAGCCGGTCAATTCGAAGGGCGGCACGCTGAAGGGCGCCGAAATCGGCTTCCAGACGCCGTTCCGCTTCCTACCCGGCTTCCTGAGCAACCTCGGCATCCAGGCGAACTACACCTATGTGAAGTCGACGATCGAATATCCGCTGGCGACCGCCGCCGGCGCGCCGGTGGTGAAGCAGCCGCTGACCGATCTTTCGAAGCACAGCGCCAACGGCACGCTCTATTATGAAGACGAGCGTTTCAGCCTGCGCGGCTCGGTCGCCTATCGCAGCGGCTATCTGCAGGCGGGCGGCGTGCCCGGCCGCAACGGCGTGGCGCCGGGCGCAGGCCCGAACTTCAACACCAATGCGGGCCAGCCGACCTTCAACGACGTCGAAGGCGTGCATTCGACGATCAACGTCGACATGTCGGCTTCGGTGAAGATCAACGAATATGTCACGCTGACCGTCGAGGCGATCAACCTGACCGACCAATATGTCGATCAGTATATCGACAGCTCGGCCGATCGCCTGAGCGTCTATCACCATACCGGCCGCCAGTTCTATTTCGGCGGACGCTTCAAGTTCTGA
- a CDS encoding pectate lyase family protein: MMKRRSKLGLLLGAVVLASSGLSAAQPKPVSGVSAAPIAFPGAVGWAAKTPGGRGGRIIRVTTLASDGPGSFKAAIEAKGPRIVVFEVAGVIDLGRQGLKITEPYLTIAGQTAPSPGITLIRTGIDIATHDVIMRHIRVRTGVDGQPHLSGWEADALSTVAASNVIIDHCTFGWAIDENMSASGPRFTGKTPEEWRKGTSHDITFSYNIAAEGLANASHPKGEHSKGTLLHDNATNILIYRNIYAHNKERNPLLKGGVHAEVVNNIIYDPGERGIHYNLMALEWGEHPYQDGQLTAIGNVLRGGVSTAPGMPFLMLGGDGDLRYFGKDNIAVDKWGAALPMFGRYGETRAKLIEEKAPPTAWDGLDILPSRDVETHVLWHAGARPWDRDADDLRVLFFVAEGRGEIIDDEKLVGGYPQFKPTKAPFVEADWNLDTMEPKSGRYPGQKEAIAEHLSDRDKMMRQGGQ; this comes from the coding sequence ATGATGAAGCGTCGCTCAAAACTCGGTCTGCTGCTCGGCGCGGTCGTGCTGGCCTCCAGCGGACTTTCCGCCGCACAACCAAAGCCTGTGTCCGGTGTTTCTGCTGCGCCGATCGCCTTTCCCGGCGCGGTCGGCTGGGCCGCGAAAACCCCCGGCGGACGGGGCGGACGGATCATCCGCGTCACCACGCTCGCGTCCGATGGCCCTGGCAGTTTCAAGGCCGCGATCGAGGCGAAGGGCCCGCGCATCGTCGTGTTCGAAGTCGCCGGCGTGATCGATCTGGGGCGGCAGGGTCTCAAGATCACCGAACCTTATCTGACGATCGCCGGCCAGACCGCGCCGTCGCCGGGTATCACGCTGATCCGCACCGGCATCGACATCGCGACCCACGACGTGATCATGCGCCATATCCGCGTGCGCACCGGCGTCGATGGCCAGCCGCATCTGAGCGGGTGGGAGGCGGACGCGCTTTCCACCGTCGCCGCATCGAACGTGATCATCGATCACTGCACCTTCGGCTGGGCGATCGATGAGAATATGTCGGCCTCCGGCCCGCGTTTCACCGGCAAGACGCCCGAGGAATGGCGCAAGGGCACCTCGCACGACATCACCTTCAGCTATAATATCGCGGCCGAGGGACTGGCCAATGCCAGCCACCCGAAGGGCGAGCATTCGAAGGGCACGCTCCTTCACGACAACGCCACCAACATCCTGATCTATCGTAACATTTACGCGCACAATAAGGAGCGCAATCCGCTGCTCAAGGGCGGCGTCCACGCCGAGGTGGTGAACAACATCATCTATGATCCGGGTGAGCGCGGCATCCACTACAACCTCATGGCGCTCGAATGGGGTGAGCATCCCTATCAGGACGGGCAGTTGACCGCGATCGGCAACGTCCTGCGCGGCGGCGTCTCGACCGCGCCGGGCATGCCCTTCCTCATGCTCGGCGGCGACGGCGATCTGCGCTATTTCGGCAAGGACAATATCGCTGTCGATAAATGGGGCGCAGCCCTGCCGATGTTCGGCCGCTACGGTGAAACCCGCGCGAAGCTGATCGAGGAGAAAGCCCCGCCGACGGCGTGGGATGGGCTCGATATCCTGCCGTCGCGCGACGTCGAAACCCATGTCCTCTGGCATGCCGGCGCGCGCCCCTGGGATCGTGATGCCGACGATCTGCGCGTCCTGTTCTTCGTCGCCGAAGGGCGCGGCGAGATCATCGACGATGAAAAGCTCGTCGGCGGCTATCCGCAGTTCAAACCCACCAAGGCCCCCTTCGTCGAGGCCGACTGGAACCTCGACACGATGGAGCCGAAATCGGGCCGCTATCCCGGCCAGAAGGAAGCGATCGCCGAGCATCTGTCCGATCGCGACAAGATGATGCGGCAAGGTGGTCAGTAA